From one Streptomyces sp. N50 genomic stretch:
- the nadA gene encoding quinolinate synthase NadA, with amino-acid sequence MTTAQTQELDVQPTPLALLLLGREADPSSERGVECPGDLPSPSDPDLVERARAAKEKLGDKVFVLGHHYQRDEVIQFADVTGDSFKLARDAAARPEAEYIVFCGVHFMAESADILTGDDQKVVLPDLAAGCSMADMATAEQVAECWDVLTEAGVAEQVVPVSYMNSSADIKAFTGKHGGTICTSSNAERALNWAFEQGEKVLFLPDQHLGRNTAVRDLGMSLEDCVLYNPHKPNGGLTAQQLRAAKMILWRGHCSVHGRFSLESVEDVRARIPGVNVLVHPECKNEVVAAADYVGSTEYIIKALEAAPAGSKWAIGTELNLVRRLANRFAPEGKEIVFLDKTVCFCSTMNRIDLPHLVWTLESLAEGNLVNRIEVDKETEAFAKLALERMLALP; translated from the coding sequence GTGACCACCGCCCAGACCCAGGAGCTCGACGTTCAGCCGACGCCCCTCGCCCTGCTCCTGCTCGGCCGTGAGGCCGACCCGAGCAGCGAGCGCGGCGTCGAGTGCCCCGGCGACCTGCCCTCGCCCTCCGACCCCGACCTGGTCGAGCGGGCCCGCGCGGCCAAGGAGAAACTCGGCGACAAGGTCTTCGTGCTCGGCCATCACTACCAGCGCGACGAGGTCATCCAGTTCGCCGACGTCACGGGCGACTCCTTCAAGCTGGCCCGGGACGCGGCCGCGCGCCCGGAGGCCGAGTACATCGTGTTCTGCGGTGTGCACTTCATGGCGGAGTCCGCGGACATCCTGACCGGCGACGACCAGAAGGTCGTCCTCCCCGATCTCGCCGCCGGCTGCTCGATGGCCGACATGGCCACCGCCGAGCAGGTCGCCGAGTGCTGGGACGTGCTGACCGAGGCCGGCGTGGCCGAGCAGGTCGTGCCCGTGTCGTACATGAACTCGTCCGCCGACATCAAGGCGTTCACGGGCAAGCACGGCGGCACGATCTGTACGTCGTCGAACGCCGAGCGGGCCCTGAACTGGGCCTTCGAGCAGGGCGAGAAGGTCCTGTTCCTCCCCGACCAGCACCTGGGTCGCAACACCGCCGTCCGCGACCTGGGCATGAGCCTCGAAGACTGCGTGCTCTACAACCCGCACAAGCCCAACGGGGGCCTCACCGCCCAGCAGTTGAGGGCCGCGAAGATGATCCTGTGGCGCGGCCACTGCTCGGTGCACGGCCGCTTCTCGCTGGAGTCGGTGGAGGACGTACGGGCCCGGATCCCGGGCGTCAACGTCCTCGTCCACCCCGAGTGCAAGAACGAGGTCGTGGCCGCGGCGGACTACGTCGGGTCAACGGAGTACATCATCAAGGCACTTGAGGCGGCCCCGGCCGGTTCGAAGTGGGCCATAGGCACCGAGCTGAATCTCGTACGACGGCTCGCGAACCGTTTCGCCCCCGAGGGCAAGGAGATCGTCTTCCTCGACAAGACGGTCTGCTTCTGCTCGACCATGAACCGCATCGACCTCCCCCACCTGGTCTGGACCCTGGAGTCCCTCGCCGAGGGCAACCTGGTCAACCGCATCGAGGTGGACAAGGAGACGGAGGCGTTCGCCAAGCTGGCGCTGGAGCGGATGCTGGCGCTGCCGTAG
- a CDS encoding response regulator produces MTTIRVLLADDQALLRSAFRVLVDSEPDMEVVGEASDGAQAVRLAKEERADVVLMDIRMPGTDGLAATRMISADPSLAHVRVVILTTFEVDDYVVQSLRAGASGFLGKGSEPEELLSAIRVAAAGEALLSPVATKGLIARFLAQGDLDEDRDPARAERLEALTVREREVLVQVAGGLSNDEIAERLEVSPLTVKTHVNRAMSKLGARDRAQLVVIAYESGLVRPRVE; encoded by the coding sequence ATGACGACGATCCGTGTCCTGCTCGCCGACGACCAGGCCCTGCTGCGCAGCGCCTTCCGCGTACTCGTCGACTCGGAGCCCGACATGGAGGTCGTAGGAGAGGCCTCGGACGGCGCACAGGCCGTACGGCTGGCGAAGGAGGAGCGGGCCGACGTCGTGCTGATGGACATCCGGATGCCCGGCACGGACGGCCTCGCCGCGACCCGCATGATCAGCGCGGACCCGTCCCTGGCCCACGTCCGCGTGGTCATACTGACGACCTTCGAGGTCGACGACTACGTGGTCCAGTCCCTGCGCGCGGGCGCGTCCGGCTTCCTCGGGAAAGGCTCTGAGCCGGAGGAACTCCTGAGTGCCATCAGGGTCGCGGCGGCGGGAGAGGCCCTGCTGTCCCCCGTGGCGACCAAGGGCCTGATCGCCCGCTTCCTCGCCCAGGGCGACCTGGACGAGGACCGCGACCCGGCCCGAGCCGAACGCCTCGAAGCCCTCACCGTCCGCGAGCGCGAGGTCCTCGTCCAGGTCGCCGGCGGCCTCTCGAACGACGAGATCGCCGAACGCCTGGAGGTCAGCCCCCTGACGGTGAAGACCCACGTCAACCGCGCCATGTCCAAACTCGGCGCCCGCGACCGGGCCCAACTCGTCGTCATCGCCTACGAGTCGGGCCTGGTCCGGCCGCGGGTGGAGTAA
- a CDS encoding sensor histidine kinase, giving the protein MSTLDRARCQAKAHPSALDAALAAAVLVCMIAGSFVDPHGDNGVSWGLRTPAPLSLILMAVGAAALVKRRRAPMLVLAVTATASLIESVTSDPRAPVAMSAVVALFTVAVTTDRSTTWRVALLTMTVLTGAAMLGGPLPWYAQENLGIFAWTGMAAAAGDAVRSRKEFVHAIRERAERAERTREEEARRRVAEERLRIARDLHDVVAHHIALVNVQAGVAAHVMDKRPDQAKEALAHVREASRSALNELRATVGLLRQSGDPEAPTEPAPGLDRLEELAGTFRNAGLQVEVARADNGTTLPAAVDLAAYRVIQEALTNVQKHAGTEAKAEVSVVRVGPNVEVTVLDNGSGEDHDPDSGGGHGLLGMRERVTALRGTLTTGPRYGGGFRVHAILPVKTRPRASGDPV; this is encoded by the coding sequence ATGAGCACCTTGGACCGCGCCCGCTGCCAAGCGAAGGCGCACCCCTCCGCCCTGGACGCGGCCCTCGCCGCCGCGGTGCTCGTGTGCATGATCGCCGGATCCTTCGTGGACCCCCACGGGGACAACGGCGTGAGCTGGGGCCTCCGCACCCCCGCCCCCCTCAGCCTGATCCTGATGGCGGTCGGCGCCGCCGCGCTGGTCAAACGCCGTCGCGCGCCCATGCTGGTGCTCGCCGTCACCGCGACCGCCTCCCTCATCGAGAGCGTCACCAGCGACCCGCGCGCCCCGGTCGCGATGTCGGCGGTGGTCGCGCTGTTCACCGTCGCCGTCACCACCGACCGCTCGACGACCTGGCGCGTCGCCCTGCTCACGATGACGGTGCTGACCGGCGCCGCGATGCTCGGCGGCCCCCTCCCGTGGTACGCCCAGGAGAACCTCGGCATCTTCGCCTGGACCGGCATGGCGGCCGCCGCCGGCGACGCCGTACGCAGCCGTAAGGAATTCGTGCACGCCATACGCGAGCGCGCGGAACGGGCCGAACGCACCCGCGAGGAGGAGGCCCGCCGCAGGGTCGCCGAGGAACGGCTCCGCATCGCCCGTGACCTGCACGACGTGGTCGCGCACCACATCGCCCTGGTCAACGTGCAGGCCGGGGTCGCCGCGCACGTCATGGACAAACGCCCGGACCAGGCCAAGGAAGCGCTCGCGCACGTCCGCGAGGCCAGCCGCTCCGCGCTCAACGAACTCCGGGCCACCGTCGGCCTGTTGCGCCAGTCCGGCGACCCCGAGGCCCCCACCGAACCGGCCCCGGGCCTCGACCGCCTCGAAGAACTCGCCGGCACCTTCCGCAACGCCGGCCTCCAGGTGGAGGTCGCCCGCGCCGACAACGGCACCACCCTCCCCGCCGCCGTCGACCTCGCCGCCTACCGCGTCATCCAGGAAGCCCTCACCAACGTGCAGAAACACGCCGGCACGGAGGCGAAGGCCGAGGTGAGTGTCGTACGGGTGGGCCCGAACGTGGAGGTCACCGTCCTCGACAACGGCTCCGGGGAGGACCACGACCCCGATTCCGGCGGCGGCCACGGCCTGCTCGGCATGCGCGAGCGCGTCACCGCCCTGCGCGGCACCCTCACCACCGGTCCCCGCTACGGAGGCGGCTTCCGCGTGCATGCGATCCTGCCGGTCAAGACCCGCCCACGCGCCTCGGGGGACCCCGTATGA
- the pspAA gene encoding PspA-associated protein PspAA gives MIVRIMGEGQVRLADSHLTELNKLDTILLTEVQNGDGPAFRRTLHALLAKVRELGEPLPDDSLEPSELILPAEDATLDEVRDLLSDDGLIPG, from the coding sequence ATGATCGTACGGATCATGGGGGAGGGGCAGGTGAGGCTGGCCGACAGCCACCTCACCGAGCTGAACAAGTTGGACACCATCCTCCTCACGGAGGTCCAGAACGGCGACGGCCCAGCCTTCCGCCGAACCCTCCATGCCCTCCTGGCGAAGGTCCGAGAACTCGGTGAGCCCTTGCCGGACGACTCCCTGGAACCATCGGAACTGATCCTCCCGGCCGAGGACGCAACCCTGGACGAAGTTCGGGACCTGCTGAGCGACGACGGCTTGATCCCGGGGTAG